TCCAGTTACGGGAGAAAAGAAAAAGGATTTGCCGCTGGCCAAGCAGACCATTGATCTCTTAGGATTATTGCGGGAGAAGACCAGAAACAACCTTACCCCTGAGGAAGAGAATCTTTTCGACCATATGCTTTATGATCTGCGGATGCGATACGTCAAAGAGGTCTCGCGGTCCGGAGGATAAGGGTGCGCGCCTTTACCCGGGTCTGCCCCGCCAAGGTTAATCTGTGCCTCAAAGTGGTAGGCCGACGTCCGGATGGCTACCACAATCTGATCACGGTGATGCAACCTTTGACTCTGGCCGACCGGGTTACCCTGACTCTGACCGGGGAGGAGATTGTTCTGGAGTGCGATCATCCGGAGTTGCCTAAAAACAGCCGCAACCTGGCCTATCGAGCAGCCCAAGCTTTTCAGACCGAGATCGGCCAGGAGTTCGGGGTCCAGATCCAGCTCCGGAAGAACATCCCCCTAGCCGCCGGGTTAGGCGGGGGCAGCAGTGATGCGGCCGGGGTGTTATTGGGGCTAAATGCCCTGAAAGGCTATCCTCTCTCGGGCCTGGCTTTGCATCGACTGGCCGGTAAGCTTGGAGCCGATGTCCCGTTCTTCCTGCTCTCCGGCCCAGCGTTAGGCCGGGGGATCGGGACGCAATTGACGCCTTTGAGGTTGCCGGCTTACTGGTATGTTCTCATTAATCCGGGAATCCAGGTTCCTACCGCCTGGGTTTATGCCAATCTGACGCTGCCCTTAGGCAGCCCCGGTGATGCGGAAATCAGTGCCCGATTAACCCCGGAGACCTGGGCTAGTTGGTTTTACAATGATCTGGAATCGGTAACCATGAAGGCTTTTCCACAACTGGCGATTCTCAAAGCGGCCTTGGGTGATCAGGGTGCCCTGGCCGCCTTAATGTCCGGCAGTGGCCCTACCGTTTTCGGGGTTTTTGCAAACCCTCAAGCAGCCCGGCGGGCAGCCCAGCACCTTGAGAGCTCTTTGGATGAGTGGATCCAGGTTGCCCAGGGGATTTCTGGCGACCATCTGCTGATTGGCCCAAAGGAGACTTGCTGATGGATGAATTAAAGGTTTTTAGCGGTAATGCTAATCGTCCACTGGCCGAGAAGATCTGCCATTATTTAGGGATTCCTTTAGGCCAAGCCAATGTCGGGCGCTTTTCGGACGGCGAAATCACGGTGGAGATCAATGAGAATGTACGGGGCAAAGATGTTTATGTGATTCAGCCCACCTGTAGCCCGGTAAACGAGCACCTGATGGAATTGCTGGTAATGATGGATGCTCTAAAAAGGGCCTCGGCCGGCTGCATTACCGCGGTGGTGCCTTATTATGGTTATGCCCGCCAGGACCGCAAAACCGCGCCCCGTATGCCGATCACCGCTAAATTGGTGGCGGATCTGATTACCGTCGCCGGGGCTCAACGGCTGTTGACCATGGATCTGCACGC
This DNA window, taken from Deltaproteobacteria bacterium, encodes the following:
- the ispE gene encoding 4-(cytidine 5'-diphospho)-2-C-methyl-D-erythritol kinase is translated as MRAFTRVCPAKVNLCLKVVGRRPDGYHNLITVMQPLTLADRVTLTLTGEEIVLECDHPELPKNSRNLAYRAAQAFQTEIGQEFGVQIQLRKNIPLAAGLGGGSSDAAGVLLGLNALKGYPLSGLALHRLAGKLGADVPFFLLSGPALGRGIGTQLTPLRLPAYWYVLINPGIQVPTAWVYANLTLPLGSPGDAEISARLTPETWASWFYNDLESVTMKAFPQLAILKAALGDQGALAALMSGSGPTVFGVFANPQAARRAAQHLESSLDEWIQVAQGISGDHLLIGPKETC